A segment of the Raphanus sativus cultivar WK10039 unplaced genomic scaffold, ASM80110v3 Scaffold1000, whole genome shotgun sequence genome:
GTTCACTTTTTCTGGGTAGGATGGAGACAGGTTTTGGCGAATGCCTGAATGCTATATCCGTGGCAACACCATCAAGTACCTCCGTGTTCCAGATGAGGTGtatatttttctctctctcttttatatatttatatatgtaaatttatttatgttatctTCTTCTGCTTTGCTCTTCTTTCTCTGGGGAGTGATGATGATTCTTAGCCAAATCAGATATGTGCTCCAAGAGGCACTTGCTGGGGTTCTTGAGTTGAGTCACCATAGTGATATCATGTGGAACCTTAATAGCCAGTAGTGTGTACCTCTTGTTGTAGGATGATATTACAGAGATGTGTAAAAACTCTGACCAGAATATTGATACACTTGTCAAGGGCTTTATGTGTCATGTGTACCTATAACGATCATTCGTATAACATGGAATATTCTCTCGTTGCATTTCATCTCACATAGAGTCTCTTGAACTTGTTATTGTAGCTGTCGAGAAGTGACACAGTTAACTGGTCTCtttatttatgtgtgttttgaaGTTTGAGGATCTGGACTTATACTGCATTTAGTAGGTGTGTTGACATAGATTGAGCTAACATACATTGTTTTTGCTTCACTCCTTCAGGTGATTGATAAAGTACAGGAAGAGAAGACCCGCACAGGTATAGTTTTCTTATATCTTTATCATCAAATAGGGCATCCCATGTTCCTTTTTGCTAATTTACGTCTTGGGATTTGAACTCTTTACCAGACTTGCTAAAGGCACTTATGAGCCGTAGATTGCGCAGATAAATGATATCATTTGTAGTAGTAATATGCATAGTCCTTTCTTCTGATGAATCCATGGGATCATTTTGAATTATATGAGGTTCAgggattatacaaaataatggGAACATGGTTCTTTTTTGGGTTTCAAATGCACACTGTTCCTGATAATTCTCAATAATTCTTTGAATATTTTACAGATAGAAAACCACCAGGGGTTGgacgaggaagaggaagagaaggtCCAAAGGGAGGCATGGGACGTGGTATTGACGATGGAGCTGCCAGAGGCCGAGGCCGTGGTGGCTCAGTTGGAAAGATGGGTGGAAACAAAGGTAAAACATCTCAAATCCGAACATGATCTCGTTGTGCCAAATAACATTATGTACTCCAATCTTGTATTTGATTGCGGTTAAACTAAACTAGTATCTTGTCttgtgaaaacaaaaacaaaaaataacagtTGGAGGTCGAGGCCGTGGTTGATACAACTTTTAGATGTCTCTACCGGATTGAAGCTGTCGTGAACTTATTACCTCCCATATGGCTCTGTGATTGTTTCTATTTATTGTTTAAGGGCTCTTGAGAATGTTTTTCGATTCTCTCTAGCTTTTTCTTTAGAGTTgga
Coding sequences within it:
- the LOC108809309 gene encoding sm-like protein LSM4 codes for the protein MLPLSLLKTAQGHPMLVELKNGETYNGHLVNCDTWMNIHLREVICTSKDGDRFWRMPECYIRGNTIKYLRVPDEVIDKVQEEKTRTDRKPPGVGRGRGREGPKGGMGRGIDDGAARGRGRGGSVGKMGGNKVGGRGRG